The proteins below are encoded in one region of Streptomyces ficellus:
- a CDS encoding SAM-dependent methyltransferase: MADAASRLTTLAEDLLGVELPVRIRAWDGSEAGPPGAPVLVVRHRRALRRLVWRPGELGLVRAWVAGELDVEGDLYDALDRLAGLVWERGAGSPGAVRAARAVRAAQALRAVRDPRLHAAARSLLRLAGPWPPPPPPVEEVRRRTGPLHTRRRDRAAISHHYDVGNDFYGLILGPSMVYSCAYWDEEDGTLEEAQSAKLDLICAKLALAEGDRLLDVGCGWGSMAVHAARDYGARVVGVTLSTEQAAYARKRVAGEGLTDLVEIRVQDYRDVRDGPYDAISSIGMAEHVGRVRFQEYADHLYALLGPGGRLLNHQISRRPEKNEAAYHVDEFIDRYVFPDGELAPVGRTTAALEDAGFEVRDVEAIREHYALTLRRWVANLEAGRSEAERLTSPGRVRVWHLYMAACAVAFERNRIGVNQVLAVRTPGDGASGMPLRPRTWNERRER, from the coding sequence ATGGCCGACGCCGCGTCGCGGCTCACCACGCTCGCCGAGGACCTGCTGGGCGTGGAGCTCCCCGTCAGGATCCGCGCCTGGGACGGCAGCGAAGCGGGGCCGCCCGGTGCGCCCGTCCTCGTCGTACGCCACCGCCGGGCGCTGCGGCGGCTGGTGTGGCGCCCGGGGGAGCTGGGACTGGTCCGGGCGTGGGTGGCGGGCGAGCTCGACGTGGAGGGCGACCTGTACGACGCCCTCGACCGGCTCGCCGGCCTCGTCTGGGAGCGCGGCGCGGGCAGCCCGGGCGCCGTGCGCGCCGCCCGGGCCGTACGCGCGGCACAGGCGCTGCGCGCGGTGCGCGACCCCCGGCTGCACGCCGCCGCCCGGTCCCTGCTCCGGCTCGCCGGGCCGTGGCCGCCGCCCCCGCCGCCCGTCGAGGAGGTCAGACGCCGCACCGGCCCCCTCCACACCAGACGGCGCGACCGGGCGGCCATCAGCCACCACTACGACGTCGGCAACGACTTCTACGGGCTGATCCTCGGCCCCTCCATGGTCTACTCGTGCGCCTACTGGGACGAGGAGGACGGCACCCTCGAAGAGGCGCAGTCCGCCAAGCTCGACCTCATCTGCGCCAAGCTCGCCCTCGCCGAGGGCGACCGGCTCCTCGACGTCGGCTGCGGCTGGGGCTCGATGGCCGTCCACGCCGCCCGCGATTACGGCGCCCGGGTCGTCGGCGTCACCCTCTCGACCGAGCAGGCCGCCTACGCCCGCAAACGCGTCGCCGGCGAGGGCCTCACCGACCTGGTGGAGATCCGCGTCCAGGACTACCGGGACGTCAGGGACGGGCCGTACGACGCGATCTCGTCCATCGGCATGGCCGAGCACGTCGGGCGGGTCCGCTTCCAGGAGTACGCCGACCACCTGTACGCCCTGCTGGGGCCCGGCGGCCGGCTGCTGAACCACCAGATCTCCCGCCGCCCCGAGAAGAACGAAGCCGCCTACCACGTCGACGAGTTCATCGACCGGTACGTCTTCCCCGACGGCGAGCTCGCGCCCGTCGGGCGCACCACCGCCGCCCTGGAGGACGCCGGGTTCGAGGTCCGCGACGTCGAGGCGATCCGCGAGCACTACGCGCTCACCCTGCGGCGCTGGGTGGCCAACCTGGAGGCGGGCCGGTCCGAGGCCGAGCGGCTCACCTCCCCCGGCCGCGTCCGCGTCTGGCACCTCTACATGGCCGCCTGCGCCGTCGCCTTCGAGCGCAACCGCATCGGCGTCAACCAGGTCCTCGCCGTGCGGACGCCCGGCGACGGGGCCTCCGGCATGCCGCTGCGCCCGCGGACGTGGAACGAGCGCCGCGAGCGCTGA
- a CDS encoding ABC transporter permease produces the protein MFRTALRNVLAHKARLLMTVLAVMLGVAFVSGTLVFTDTLSNAFRNQQAKSYDDVAVAVTSYADADDPKQEPGLSQATLDKIGKLDGVASVTGRVEGFAGVADPGGKLIGVGWSNKGSNFAPGENGKDGAYTFTEGSGPVKDDQIALDKDTATTGEYQVGDRVRVATNGPVKEYTLAGVFTTDDGAVNAGGSLVLFDTSVAQSLYLKPGYFTSLTATAAPGADDDRILDAVKPLVPENSDATTGAALAAEQSRQIEEGLSGLNQMLLGFAGIALFVGVFLISNTFTMLVAQRTKELALMRAVGASRKQITRSVLAEAGVVGLVASVVGFVLGIGLAVALRSGMASFGMKVPDGPLIVGVTPLLAALGVGVLITMFAAWLPGRRAAKIPPVAAMSSVHAIATTKSLVVRNSIGAAITAIGAALIVWGAAAGSDGRWTIAGGAFLALIGVIVLIPLLSRPVIALVRPLLVGAFGVAGKLAGQNAVRNPRRTGATASALAIGLTLVTGLSVLGVTVGTALDKMTTDQIKADYMVVMASGGHLDKSALTALEKAPGATAVSPQSAAYFELGDEFVSASAITPGDVEKVLNVELVNGSLDSLGRGQVAVAEKTATKQGWKVGETLPVTYSDDKKGRLTVGAVYKDTEFLSPVLVDTRVVAPHEVRPSIQQIFVTMDGGETAANEKALVGALGENPAINVMDKQDIRDQFGGMINMMLNIMYGLLAMALIIAVLGVVNTLAMSVFERQQEIGMLRAIGLDRRRVKRMVRLEAVVISLFGAVVGIGLGSFLGWAIGQTIKAELPGYALVIPWDRIGIFLLLAGLVGVLAAMWPARSAARLNMLNAIKTE, from the coding sequence ATGTTCCGTACCGCCTTGCGCAATGTGCTCGCGCACAAGGCCAGGCTGCTGATGACCGTGCTCGCCGTCATGCTCGGCGTGGCGTTCGTCTCCGGCACCCTGGTCTTCACCGACACCCTGTCCAACGCCTTCCGCAACCAGCAGGCCAAGAGCTACGACGACGTCGCGGTCGCCGTCACCTCGTACGCCGACGCCGACGACCCCAAGCAGGAACCCGGCCTCTCGCAGGCGACGCTCGACAAGATCGGGAAGCTGGACGGGGTCGCCTCCGTGACCGGACGGGTCGAGGGCTTCGCCGGGGTCGCCGACCCGGGCGGCAAGCTCATCGGCGTCGGCTGGTCCAACAAGGGCTCCAACTTCGCCCCCGGCGAGAACGGCAAGGACGGCGCCTACACCTTCACCGAGGGCTCCGGCCCGGTGAAGGACGACCAGATCGCCCTGGACAAGGACACCGCCACCACCGGTGAGTACCAGGTCGGCGACCGGGTGCGGGTCGCCACGAACGGGCCGGTCAAGGAGTACACGCTCGCGGGCGTCTTCACCACCGACGACGGCGCCGTCAACGCGGGCGGCAGCCTCGTCCTCTTCGACACCTCCGTCGCGCAGTCGCTGTACCTGAAGCCCGGCTACTTCACGAGCCTCACCGCCACCGCCGCGCCCGGCGCGGACGACGACCGGATCCTCGACGCGGTGAAGCCGCTGGTCCCGGAGAACTCCGACGCCACGACGGGCGCCGCGCTCGCCGCCGAGCAGTCGCGGCAGATCGAGGAGGGACTGAGCGGCCTCAACCAGATGCTGCTCGGCTTCGCCGGCATCGCGCTCTTCGTCGGTGTCTTCCTGATCTCCAACACTTTCACCATGCTGGTCGCCCAGCGCACCAAGGAACTGGCGCTGATGCGCGCCGTGGGCGCCTCCCGCAAGCAGATCACGCGCTCGGTGCTGGCCGAGGCCGGTGTGGTCGGCCTGGTGGCCTCCGTGGTCGGCTTCGTCCTCGGGATCGGCCTGGCGGTCGCGCTGCGGTCCGGGATGGCCTCGTTCGGCATGAAGGTCCCGGACGGGCCGCTGATCGTCGGCGTGACCCCGTTGCTCGCCGCCCTCGGCGTCGGCGTGCTGATCACGATGTTCGCCGCCTGGCTGCCCGGCCGCCGCGCCGCGAAGATCCCGCCGGTCGCCGCGATGAGCAGCGTGCACGCGATCGCGACCACCAAGTCGCTGGTGGTGCGCAACTCCATCGGTGCCGCCATCACCGCCATCGGCGCGGCCCTGATCGTGTGGGGTGCCGCGGCCGGTTCCGACGGCCGGTGGACCATCGCCGGTGGCGCGTTCCTGGCGCTGATCGGCGTGATCGTCCTGATCCCGCTGCTGTCCCGCCCCGTCATCGCCCTGGTCCGGCCGCTGCTGGTCGGCGCCTTCGGGGTCGCCGGCAAGCTGGCCGGCCAGAACGCGGTGCGCAACCCGCGCCGCACCGGCGCCACCGCCTCCGCCCTGGCCATCGGCCTGACCCTGGTCACCGGGCTGTCGGTGCTGGGCGTGACGGTCGGCACGGCGCTGGACAAGATGACCACGGACCAGATCAAGGCCGACTACATGGTCGTCATGGCCAGCGGCGGCCACCTCGACAAGTCGGCGCTGACCGCGCTGGAGAAGGCGCCGGGCGCCACGGCCGTGTCGCCGCAGTCGGCCGCGTACTTCGAGCTCGGCGACGAGTTCGTCTCGGCATCGGCGATCACCCCGGGTGACGTCGAGAAGGTCCTGAACGTCGAGCTGGTGAACGGTTCGCTGGACTCGCTCGGCCGGGGACAGGTGGCGGTCGCCGAGAAGACGGCCACCAAGCAGGGCTGGAAGGTCGGCGAGACCCTGCCGGTCACGTACTCCGACGACAAGAAGGGCAGGCTGACCGTCGGCGCGGTGTACAAGGACACCGAGTTCCTGTCGCCGGTGCTGGTCGACACCAGGGTCGTCGCCCCGCACGAGGTGAGGCCGTCCATCCAGCAGATCTTCGTGACCATGGACGGCGGCGAGACCGCGGCGAACGAGAAGGCGCTGGTCGGCGCCCTGGGTGAGAACCCGGCGATCAACGTGATGGACAAGCAGGACATCCGCGACCAGTTCGGCGGGATGATCAACATGATGCTGAACATCATGTACGGCCTGCTGGCGATGGCGCTGATCATCGCGGTCCTGGGTGTCGTCAACACCCTGGCCATGTCGGTGTTCGAGCGGCAGCAGGAGATCGGCATGCTGCGGGCGATCGGCCTGGACCGGCGCCGGGTGAAGCGGATGGTGCGCCTGGAGGCCGTGGTCATCTCGCTCTTCGGCGCGGTGGTCGGCATCGGTCTCGGCTCGTTCCTGGGCTGGGCGATCGGCCAGACCATCAAGGCGGAGCTGCCGGGCTACGCGCTGGTCATCCCGTGGGACCGGATCGGGATCTTCCTGCTCCTGGCCGGCCTGGTGGGCGTCCTGGCCGCGATGTGGCCGGCCCGCAGCGCGGCGCGGCTGAACATGCTCAACGCCATCAAGACCGAGTAG
- a CDS encoding ABC transporter ATP-binding protein, translating into MTTTPTAYRATAVAARATDLSKVYGQGETQVVALDRVTVDFHQGEFTAIMGPSGSGKSTLMHCVAGLDTFSGGSVRIGDTELGSLKDKQLTQLRRDKIGFIFQAFNLLPTLTAQENITLPMDIAGRKPDKEWVGKVIDMVGLSGRLGHRPAQLSGGQQQRVAVARALASRPEIIFGDEPTGNLDSRSGAEVLGFLRNSVRELGQTVVMVTHDPVAASYADRVIFLADGRIVDEMLRPTADGVLDRMKEFDAKGRTS; encoded by the coding sequence GTGACCACCACCCCCACCGCTTACCGCGCCACCGCGGTAGCCGCCCGCGCCACGGATCTGTCCAAGGTCTACGGACAGGGCGAGACCCAGGTGGTCGCCCTGGACCGGGTCACGGTGGACTTCCACCAGGGCGAGTTCACCGCGATCATGGGCCCCTCGGGTTCCGGCAAGTCGACGCTGATGCACTGCGTGGCCGGGCTGGACACCTTCAGCGGCGGTTCGGTGCGCATCGGCGACACCGAGCTGGGCTCCCTCAAGGACAAGCAGCTCACGCAGCTGCGCCGGGACAAGATCGGCTTCATCTTCCAGGCGTTCAACCTGCTGCCGACGCTGACCGCGCAGGAGAACATCACGCTCCCCATGGACATCGCGGGCCGCAAGCCCGACAAGGAGTGGGTGGGCAAGGTCATCGACATGGTGGGCCTGTCCGGCCGGCTGGGCCACCGGCCCGCGCAGCTCTCCGGCGGCCAGCAGCAGCGCGTCGCCGTGGCCCGCGCGCTGGCCTCCCGGCCCGAGATCATCTTCGGTGACGAGCCGACCGGAAACCTCGACTCCCGCTCCGGCGCCGAGGTGCTGGGCTTCCTGCGCAACTCGGTCCGCGAACTCGGGCAGACCGTCGTCATGGTCACCCACGACCCGGTGGCCGCCTCCTACGCCGACCGCGTGATCTTCCTCGCGGACGGGCGGATCGTCGACGAGATGCTGCGGCCCACCGCGGACGGCGTGCTGGACCGCATGAAGGAGTTCGACGCCAAGGGCCGTACGAGCTGA